Proteins found in one Planctomycetes bacterium MalM25 genomic segment:
- the flgE gene encoding Flagellar hook protein FlgE has product MGLQSAMTTALTGLQAAETSIDVIGNNVANSNTVGFKSSEVVFATQFLQTQSIGSAPSDTNGGTNPRQIGLGVKVAQITPDFGQGTIEISSNPLDVAIQGDGFLVVQGGQGEPLYTRNGQLSLNSLNQIVTSTGNLLLGYGVNDDYQLQTATTAPITIPLGGERVAQETSEAIFEGVLNPTVEPGDLAAETASEIITDEAVERPDDENFDSTQASIRSAPSPGVAGTTVTGGATGLSTGVYDYRITYVDANGQETSASTDFSVTVTDPNEQIDLSGLPTESGGVATTYPQKNIYRTEAGGDTYYLVNSSPLAIADTTFTDTLDDLTLASQAELDGSAIDSGSYSYYVTYYNSATGDETRASEPLSGYAISDNDSSVRLDFTELSAPDNDQFNEVRIYRNAQGDTSSYYLVDTVPAPGSGGFVGSYIDKTHSNDLDYSTQLDFDGAGTSRASSASLLVDLMVREGVTGHTNIFQEGTLSFTGEVGGSDTSTQELDITATTTVQELMDFMHDALGLQTQSNVIGVDLPIGGGSIGIEDGVLSVTSNYGEENAVTIPLTAFRITPAGAVAPETVTVSFSETQEANGPGTTTEFLVYDTLGSPLTVRMTTVLEDADSNSTTYRWYATSGDSQPNSPDLSTVVGNGVMIFDSRGDLLSSPSARISIQRELTASESPLEITLDLDQVKSLAVTNSSGEAISSLNMTSQNGFPPGVLTDFLITESGVIQGQFSNGTQRDLGQLVMARFSNNQGLAQVGDSLFARSVNSGEALLGNPGEDGLGSITAGAVELSNTDIGQDLIEMILAQTQYQAGSRVISAAQELLDELLALQR; this is encoded by the coding sequence ATGGGTCTTCAATCCGCGATGACCACCGCCCTAACGGGCCTGCAAGCCGCCGAGACGTCGATCGACGTGATCGGCAACAACGTGGCGAACAGCAACACGGTCGGCTTCAAATCGTCCGAGGTCGTGTTCGCGACCCAGTTCTTGCAGACCCAGTCGATCGGCTCCGCGCCGAGCGACACCAACGGCGGCACCAACCCCCGGCAGATCGGCCTCGGCGTGAAGGTCGCGCAGATCACGCCTGACTTCGGCCAGGGGACGATCGAGATCAGCTCGAACCCGCTCGACGTGGCGATCCAGGGGGACGGCTTCCTCGTCGTGCAAGGCGGGCAAGGTGAGCCCCTCTACACCCGCAACGGCCAGCTGAGCCTCAACTCATTAAACCAAATCGTCACCTCGACCGGCAACTTGCTGCTCGGTTACGGGGTCAACGACGACTATCAGCTGCAAACCGCCACCACGGCGCCTATCACGATCCCGCTGGGTGGTGAGCGGGTTGCGCAAGAGACTAGCGAGGCGATCTTCGAGGGGGTCCTCAACCCAACCGTCGAACCGGGCGATCTCGCGGCGGAAACCGCGTCGGAGATCATCACGGACGAAGCGGTCGAGCGGCCCGATGACGAGAACTTCGACTCGACGCAAGCCTCCATCCGTTCGGCCCCCTCGCCCGGGGTCGCGGGAACGACCGTTACCGGCGGAGCCACGGGGCTCTCCACCGGCGTGTACGACTACCGAATCACCTACGTCGACGCCAATGGCCAAGAGACCTCGGCGTCAACCGATTTTAGCGTCACGGTCACCGACCCGAACGAGCAGATCGATCTGAGCGGCCTGCCGACCGAATCGGGCGGCGTCGCGACGACGTACCCCCAGAAGAACATCTACCGCACCGAGGCCGGAGGGGACACCTACTACCTCGTCAACTCCAGTCCGCTCGCCATCGCCGACACGACGTTCACGGACACGCTCGACGACCTCACGCTCGCCTCGCAAGCAGAGCTCGACGGCAGCGCCATCGATAGCGGCTCGTACAGCTACTACGTCACCTACTACAACTCCGCGACGGGCGACGAGACACGCGCGTCGGAGCCCCTCTCCGGCTACGCGATCAGCGACAACGACAGCTCGGTTCGCCTCGACTTTACCGAGCTTTCGGCTCCCGACAATGATCAGTTCAACGAGGTGCGGATCTACCGCAACGCCCAAGGAGACACGTCGTCCTACTACCTGGTAGACACGGTCCCGGCACCGGGCAGCGGTGGCTTTGTCGGCAGCTATATCGACAAGACGCACAGCAACGACCTGGACTACAGCACCCAGCTCGATTTCGATGGGGCCGGGACCTCCAGAGCCTCCTCGGCGAGTTTGCTGGTCGATCTGATGGTGCGTGAGGGCGTCACCGGGCACACCAACATCTTCCAAGAAGGCACCCTCAGTTTCACGGGAGAGGTCGGCGGGTCGGACACCTCCACACAAGAGCTCGATATCACCGCGACGACGACCGTGCAGGAGCTCATGGACTTCATGCACGACGCCTTGGGTTTGCAAACCCAGTCCAACGTGATCGGCGTTGATCTGCCAATCGGTGGCGGCAGCATCGGCATCGAGGACGGCGTCCTCTCGGTCACCAGCAACTACGGCGAAGAGAACGCGGTCACGATCCCTCTCACGGCGTTCCGCATCACGCCGGCCGGTGCGGTGGCGCCGGAGACGGTCACCGTCAGCTTCTCCGAAACCCAGGAAGCGAACGGCCCGGGCACAACGACCGAGTTCTTGGTCTACGACACGCTCGGTTCGCCGCTCACGGTGCGTATGACAACCGTCCTGGAGGACGCCGATTCCAACAGCACCACGTATCGTTGGTACGCCACGAGCGGCGACAGCCAGCCGAACTCGCCCGACCTGTCCACCGTTGTGGGCAACGGCGTCATGATCTTCGACAGCCGCGGCGACCTGCTCAGTTCGCCTTCGGCGCGGATCAGCATCCAGCGTGAGCTGACAGCGAGTGAGTCGCCGCTGGAAATCACCCTCGACCTTGACCAGGTCAAATCGCTGGCGGTCACCAACTCCAGTGGCGAGGCGATCAGCAGCCTCAACATGACCAGCCAAAACGGCTTCCCGCCGGGCGTGCTGACCGACTTCCTGATCACCGAAAGCGGCGTCATCCAGGGACAATTCTCCAACGGCACCCAACGGGACCTTGGGCAGTTGGTGATGGCCCGGTTCTCGAACAACCAAGGCCTCGCTCAGGTAGGGGACAGCCTCTTCGCCCGCAGCGTGAACTCGGGCGAAGCGCTGCTCGGCAACCCGGGAGAAGACGGCCTGGGCAGCATCACCGCCGGCGCCGTGGAGCTGTCCAACACCGACATCGGGCAGGACCTCATCGAGATGATCCTCGCCCAGACCCAGTACCAGGCCGGATCGCGGGTGATCTCGGCCGCTCAGGAGCTGCTCGACGAATTGCTGGCCCTCCAGCGGTGA
- the motB gene encoding Motility protein B: MEEEEGGGGDIPEWVVTFGDMMSLLLTFFIMLVSMSEIKEEKKFQAMLESMRKQFGHEASMSAMIPGNSTPTNSSMESIASMGRSKRKDIMRGGNKVKSVSGEDNLVRTIRPGKDTTVGGVIYFEEDSAELTEESRARLREIADQVAGKPQKIEIRGHTSYKPAPGEKDHWLLAYERCRVAMDYLTKLEINPKRIRLGSAGAHEPLNTKLDAASRRLNARVEVLMWDEPVQNGIPTE; this comes from the coding sequence ATGGAAGAAGAAGAGGGCGGTGGTGGGGATATCCCCGAGTGGGTCGTGACGTTCGGCGACATGATGTCGCTGCTGCTCACGTTCTTCATCATGCTGGTCTCGATGAGCGAGATCAAAGAAGAGAAGAAGTTCCAAGCGATGCTCGAGTCGATGCGCAAGCAATTCGGCCACGAGGCGTCGATGTCCGCGATGATCCCGGGCAACTCGACCCCGACCAACTCCTCCATGGAATCGATCGCCAGCATGGGCCGCTCCAAGCGGAAAGACATCATGCGGGGCGGCAACAAGGTGAAGTCGGTCAGCGGCGAGGACAACCTCGTGCGGACCATCCGCCCCGGCAAGGACACCACCGTCGGCGGAGTGATCTACTTCGAGGAGGATTCCGCCGAGCTGACCGAGGAGTCGAGGGCGCGGCTGAGAGAGATCGCTGACCAGGTGGCGGGCAAACCGCAGAAGATCGAGATCCGCGGGCACACCTCCTACAAGCCGGCGCCCGGCGAGAAGGACCACTGGCTGCTCGCCTACGAACGGTGCCGGGTCGCGATGGACTACCTGACCAAGCTGGAGATCAACCCCAAGCGGATCCGTCTCGGATCGGCCGGGGCTCACGAACCGCTGAACACCAAACTCGACGCCGCTTCGAGGCGTCTCAACGCTCGTGTCGAAGTCCTGATGTGGGACGAACCGGTGCAGAACGGCATCCCCACGGAGTGA
- a CDS encoding flagellar biosynthesis protein FliR, giving the protein MAGLENQLTELGVMFTLVLARVGAMVGTAPLLSDGSLPRRVKALIAVAIAAVITPMAMAHSGGELPSIDTLLVLGALAGSEIIIGLALGLGLTIVIAGVQLTGQVVGQMSGMALAEGSDPVFGDTASVFGQVYYLVTMAVFVAAGGMNHLVGGLLDTFQIAPPGSGYALDALIEGFIGLLGLGFEMGVRAAAPLMLALFVATLVLGLVSRTLPQINTMVVGFGINAMLLLGVMSASLGAVAYAYQAPLSSVIDSIVLSIDAPPIEDSLLNVTPATGG; this is encoded by the coding sequence ATGGCCGGCTTAGAAAACCAACTGACCGAGCTCGGCGTGATGTTCACGCTGGTGCTCGCACGCGTCGGGGCGATGGTCGGCACGGCGCCCCTGCTGAGTGACGGCTCACTCCCTCGCCGCGTGAAGGCGCTGATCGCGGTCGCCATCGCGGCGGTCATCACGCCGATGGCGATGGCGCACAGCGGTGGTGAGTTGCCTAGCATCGACACGCTGCTCGTCCTCGGTGCGTTGGCGGGCAGCGAGATCATCATCGGACTCGCGTTGGGGCTCGGATTGACGATCGTCATCGCGGGCGTCCAGCTCACGGGCCAAGTCGTCGGCCAGATGAGCGGCATGGCGCTCGCTGAGGGTTCCGACCCCGTGTTCGGCGACACGGCGAGCGTGTTCGGGCAGGTCTACTACCTCGTGACGATGGCCGTGTTCGTCGCCGCGGGGGGGATGAATCACTTGGTCGGCGGGCTGCTCGACACGTTCCAGATCGCCCCGCCCGGCAGCGGTTACGCACTCGACGCCTTGATCGAAGGCTTCATCGGCCTGCTGGGTCTCGGCTTCGAGATGGGCGTCCGCGCCGCGGCGCCGCTCATGCTGGCCCTCTTCGTGGCGACCCTGGTCCTCGGACTGGTGAGCCGCACCCTGCCGCAGATCAACACGATGGTCGTTGGCTTCGGCATCAACGCGATGCTGCTGCTCGGCGTGATGTCCGCCTCGCTCGGCGCGGTCGCTTACGCGTACCAGGCGCCCCTCTCGTCGGTGATCGACTCGATCGTGCTGTCGATCGACGCCCCTCCGATTGAAGACTCCCTTCTCAACGTCACCCCGGCGACGGGGGGCTGA
- the flhB gene encoding Flagellar biosynthetic protein FlhB, whose protein sequence is MADQSGEKSFDATPHRRQQAREKGQVPYSQDLGSAVLLMAGTGLLWMFGGQVASTIRRVAQRLLSEPVDLVADPATTSAMLLGLASEIGMALAPFIGLLLLSALAASIGQVGFLFVPDRLAPDVSRINPIKGFGRLFSAQSAAKLGFGLFKVAVVAVASVAAVMGRVPLVFESARLGSMQLAGVLVDTAFAAVFAAAFALLVLALGDLLFQRWKHEQDLKMTAQEMKEEMKNLQGDPEVAARRRQVQRQMAQARIGSAVPKADVIVTNPTELAVALQYDPDTMAAPVVLAKGAGVLAQRIRRLALESGVPIVERKPLARLLYKEVDINHPVPADSYAAVAEVLAYVYQLKGKKPPKPPRAA, encoded by the coding sequence ATGGCGGACCAATCGGGCGAGAAGTCCTTCGACGCGACCCCGCACCGCCGGCAGCAGGCCCGCGAGAAGGGGCAGGTCCCCTACAGCCAAGACCTCGGCTCGGCCGTCCTGCTGATGGCCGGCACCGGGCTCCTCTGGATGTTCGGGGGCCAGGTCGCGAGCACGATCCGGCGCGTCGCGCAGCGGTTGCTCTCCGAGCCGGTCGACCTGGTGGCCGATCCCGCGACCACGTCGGCGATGCTGCTCGGCCTCGCGAGCGAAATCGGCATGGCGCTGGCGCCCTTCATCGGGCTGCTGTTGCTCTCGGCGCTCGCGGCGAGCATCGGCCAGGTTGGCTTCCTCTTCGTCCCCGACCGCCTCGCGCCCGACGTGAGCCGCATCAACCCGATCAAGGGCTTCGGCCGGCTGTTCTCCGCTCAGAGCGCGGCGAAGCTCGGTTTTGGTTTGTTCAAGGTGGCGGTCGTCGCCGTGGCGAGCGTGGCGGCCGTCATGGGACGCGTGCCGCTGGTCTTCGAGTCGGCCCGCCTCGGGTCGATGCAGCTCGCGGGCGTGCTGGTCGATACGGCGTTCGCGGCGGTCTTCGCGGCGGCGTTCGCGCTGCTGGTGCTCGCGCTGGGGGACCTGCTCTTCCAGCGCTGGAAGCACGAACAGGACCTCAAGATGACCGCTCAAGAGATGAAGGAGGAGATGAAGAACCTCCAGGGCGATCCCGAGGTCGCCGCCCGACGTCGGCAGGTGCAGCGGCAGATGGCCCAGGCGCGGATCGGCTCAGCCGTGCCGAAGGCGGACGTCATTGTCACCAACCCGACCGAGCTGGCGGTCGCCCTCCAGTACGACCCGGACACGATGGCTGCGCCGGTCGTGCTCGCGAAGGGCGCCGGCGTGCTCGCGCAGCGCATCCGGCGGCTGGCGCTCGAGTCGGGCGTGCCGATCGTCGAACGCAAACCGCTCGCCCGGCTGCTCTATAAAGAGGTCGACATCAACCACCCGGTCCCCGCCGACAGCTACGCCGCGGTCGCCGAGGTGCTGGCGTACGTCTACCAGCTCAAGGGCAAGAAGCCGCCCAAGCCGCCGCGAGCCGCCTAA
- the pomA gene encoding Chemotaxis protein PomA: protein MDIATIAGVVISIALILGSIVIGGGSIMAFIDYPSLMVVVGGAIAAALISFPLPSFLGVFGVVMKTIFWKVDTTDNLIKQIVGLSETARKDGLLALEGQVGEIDNEFIKLGIQMAIDGTRPEVMEDILRTELDAVATRHRDGKALMDCMGRFAPAFGMIGTLMGLVIMLGDMSDPSKIGAGMAVALLTTMYGAIAANVIFLPFAEKLGFISKKELLTMDIVIRGVMAIQSGENPRVIEQKLNTFIPPKQRAKDEAA, encoded by the coding sequence ATGGACATCGCCACCATCGCCGGCGTCGTGATTTCGATCGCGCTGATCCTGGGGTCGATCGTGATCGGCGGCGGATCGATCATGGCGTTCATCGACTACCCGTCGCTGATGGTGGTCGTCGGCGGCGCCATCGCGGCGGCGCTGATCTCGTTCCCGCTGCCCAGTTTCTTGGGCGTGTTCGGGGTCGTGATGAAGACCATCTTCTGGAAGGTCGACACGACGGACAACCTAATCAAACAGATCGTCGGCCTCTCGGAAACCGCGAGAAAAGACGGCCTGCTCGCCCTGGAAGGTCAGGTCGGCGAGATCGATAACGAGTTCATCAAGCTGGGCATTCAGATGGCGATCGACGGCACCCGCCCCGAGGTGATGGAGGACATCCTCCGCACCGAGTTGGACGCGGTCGCCACGCGTCACCGCGACGGCAAAGCGCTGATGGATTGCATGGGCCGCTTCGCCCCGGCGTTCGGGATGATCGGCACCTTGATGGGCTTGGTCATCATGCTCGGCGACATGAGCGACCCGTCGAAGATCGGCGCCGGTATGGCGGTCGCGTTGCTGACCACCATGTACGGGGCGATCGCGGCGAACGTCATCTTCCTGCCCTTCGCGGAGAAGCTCGGCTTCATCAGCAAGAAAGAGCTGCTGACGATGGACATCGTCATCCGCGGCGTGATGGCGATCCAGTCCGGTGAGAACCCACGCGTGATCGAACAGAAGCTCAACACCTTCATCCCGCCCAAGCAACGGGCGAAGGACGAGGCGGCCTAG
- the fliP gene encoding Flagellar biosynthetic protein FliP precursor, with protein sequence MVERLGLIVFALLGLAAPVVAQAPTGGDTIQILQLPSPGVGTLPGSGIRSDREGVAVEEEPGLIELANPAEWTKPDRLSSTLQVMLLLTVISLAPAVLLMTTCFVRVIVVLGLLRQALGTQQAPPSQVLTSIALFVTLLVMTPIWTKSYEEGIKPYTEGRLTIEEAFDASSKPLRKFMSDQIELTENHDSVFLFLERLPEAIDPETGEVHKNYYYTDPPADGRLVPLAALLPAYMLSELKTAFLIGFQVYLPFVILDIVVASVTISMGMLMLPPVLVSLPFKLLLFVLLDGWTLVIGMLIESIALPGL encoded by the coding sequence ATGGTTGAACGCCTTGGTTTGATTGTTTTCGCGTTGCTCGGCCTCGCCGCCCCCGTCGTCGCTCAGGCGCCGACTGGTGGTGACACGATCCAGATCCTCCAGCTCCCGTCGCCCGGCGTGGGAACGCTGCCCGGCTCGGGCATCCGTTCCGATCGTGAAGGGGTGGCCGTCGAAGAGGAGCCCGGGCTAATCGAACTGGCGAACCCAGCCGAATGGACCAAGCCGGACCGCTTGAGCTCGACCCTGCAGGTCATGCTCCTGCTGACCGTCATCAGCCTCGCCCCCGCGGTGCTGCTGATGACGACCTGCTTCGTGCGGGTGATCGTGGTGCTCGGGCTGTTGCGCCAGGCCCTCGGCACCCAGCAGGCGCCGCCTAGCCAGGTGCTCACGTCGATTGCTTTGTTTGTCACGCTGCTGGTCATGACCCCGATCTGGACCAAGAGCTACGAGGAGGGGATCAAGCCGTACACCGAAGGGAGGCTCACCATCGAAGAGGCGTTCGACGCCTCGTCGAAGCCCCTGCGCAAGTTCATGTCAGACCAGATCGAGCTGACCGAGAACCACGACAGCGTCTTCCTCTTCTTGGAACGCTTGCCCGAAGCCATCGACCCGGAGACCGGCGAGGTTCACAAGAACTACTACTACACCGACCCGCCGGCCGACGGCCGCCTCGTGCCGCTGGCCGCCCTGCTGCCGGCGTACATGCTGAGCGAACTCAAGACCGCCTTCCTGATCGGCTTCCAGGTCTACCTGCCGTTCGTGATCCTCGACATCGTCGTGGCGAGCGTGACGATCTCCATGGGCATGCTCATGCTTCCGCCGGTGCTCGTGTCGCTCCCGTTCAAGCTGCTGCTCTTCGTGCTGCTCGACGGCTGGACGCTGGTCATCGGCATGCTGATCGAAAGCATCGCGTTACCCGGTTTGTGA
- a CDS encoding Flagellar biosynthesis protein, FliO, translated as MGDRRPSTKRQPRASQTANPLTTLLEWRPSSRTLTATGGGVAITVGLVLSFTWLLRSMMPKSARPLPRDVVEVLGRAPLGGKQTTQLVRVGSKLVLVAITPDGAETLTEITDADEVARLVAACDAKRGAGSTAEFDQLLQQMSDERSTPGFLDRAANDEVEASFDPRSLAAAYANTPGGRGDG; from the coding sequence TTGGGCGATCGACGCCCCTCCACCAAACGTCAGCCGAGGGCTTCCCAGACCGCGAACCCGCTGACGACGCTCCTCGAGTGGCGCCCCTCGTCGCGCACCCTCACGGCGACGGGTGGCGGGGTCGCGATCACGGTCGGTCTTGTCCTCTCGTTCACCTGGCTGCTCCGCAGCATGATGCCCAAATCGGCACGCCCCCTGCCCCGCGACGTGGTCGAGGTGCTCGGGCGCGCGCCGCTGGGCGGCAAGCAGACGACGCAGCTCGTGCGTGTCGGCTCGAAGCTCGTGCTGGTCGCCATCACGCCCGACGGCGCCGAGACGCTCACCGAGATCACCGACGCCGACGAAGTCGCCCGCCTGGTCGCCGCGTGCGACGCGAAGCGGGGCGCCGGTTCGACGGCCGAGTTCGATCAGCTGCTCCAACAGATGTCGGACGAACGGTCCACACCCGGCTTTCTCGACCGCGCCGCGAACGACGAGGTCGAGGCTTCGTTCGACCCGCGCTCGCTCGCCGCCGCCTACGCCAACACCCCCGGGGGGCGTGGCGATGGTTGA
- the fliQ gene encoding Flagellar biosynthetic protein FliQ produces MDPQLAIDISRDALRITTMIAAPVLVSGVVVGLLIGLIQALTQIQEQTVAFVPKLVAMGLALAFSLPWILGQLIDYSENLLRNIPNTL; encoded by the coding sequence ATGGACCCTCAACTCGCCATCGACATCAGCCGCGACGCCCTGCGGATCACGACGATGATCGCCGCGCCGGTCCTCGTCTCGGGGGTGGTGGTCGGCCTGCTGATCGGTCTGATTCAGGCGCTCACGCAGATCCAAGAACAGACGGTCGCCTTCGTCCCGAAGCTGGTCGCGATGGGCCTCGCCCTGGCGTTCTCGTTGCCGTGGATCCTCGGGCAGTTGATCGACTACTCAGAGAACCTGCTGCGGAATATCCCGAACACCCTCTGA
- a CDS encoding Flagellar protein (FlbD), translated as MIRLNRLDDEAFLLNAELIKYVESRPDTFITLTTGDRIVVSQSPDDVMRLTLEYHQSKGLLPPAAKPTPA; from the coding sequence ATGATCCGACTCAATCGACTCGACGACGAGGCGTTCCTGCTCAACGCGGAACTCATCAAGTACGTCGAGTCGCGTCCGGACACCTTTATCACCCTCACGACCGGCGACCGGATCGTCGTCTCGCAATCGCCCGACGACGTGATGCGGCTGACGCTCGAGTACCACCAATCGAAGGGTTTGCTGCCCCCCGCGGCCAAGCCCACGCCCGCTTAA
- the flgD gene encoding Basal-body rod modification protein FlgD, whose amino-acid sequence MSQIANTNAAAQNATGTNTLVGNSVEDLDLDVFLDLMLTELQNQDPLNPMENDELLNTISQIREISANDKLSDTLSSVLLGQNVATATSLIGAEVVGLTDAGQRVVGAVRQVAINDGEPQLELAVETAAEAGDSQGSITEGEYTYEVVWETEDGLFSVQATANTEEFGEDFNGSIRLENLPELAASVKRQVYRTDGSGDPQLVGTLPFGNATSFTDRKANTEIGPQTLTEQRSVLRYADAITISLNNVSQVQTLD is encoded by the coding sequence ATGTCCCAGATCGCCAACACCAACGCCGCGGCCCAGAACGCAACGGGGACGAACACGCTGGTCGGTAACTCGGTCGAGGACCTCGATCTCGACGTGTTCCTGGACCTCATGCTCACCGAGCTGCAGAACCAGGACCCGCTCAACCCGATGGAGAATGACGAGCTGCTCAACACGATCTCACAGATCCGCGAGATCAGCGCCAACGATAAGCTGAGCGACACGCTCAGCTCGGTGCTGTTGGGTCAGAACGTGGCGACGGCGACTTCGCTGATCGGGGCCGAGGTCGTCGGGCTCACCGACGCGGGTCAACGCGTTGTCGGCGCCGTCCGTCAGGTCGCGATCAACGACGGCGAGCCGCAGCTCGAACTGGCGGTCGAGACCGCCGCCGAAGCAGGTGACTCGCAAGGCAGCATCACCGAGGGCGAGTACACGTATGAGGTGGTCTGGGAGACCGAAGACGGCCTGTTCAGCGTGCAGGCGACGGCCAACACCGAGGAGTTCGGCGAGGATTTCAACGGCTCGATCCGCCTGGAGAACCTCCCGGAACTCGCCGCGAGTGTTAAGCGGCAAGTCTACCGGACCGACGGATCGGGAGACCCACAACTTGTCGGCACGCTCCCTTTCGGCAACGCCACCAGCTTCACCGACCGGAAAGCCAACACCGAAATCGGGCCCCAAACGCTCACCGAGCAACGCAGTGTGCTGCGTTACGCGGACGCGATCACGATCAGCCTGAACAACGTGAGCCAGGTGCAGACGCTCGACTAG
- the fliN_2 gene encoding Flagellar motor switch protein FliN yields MADDPQLGQDDIEALLAATGGGGGAPEADPEPTPAGDAGGEFSLGQDEIEALMSGDGPPAAASTMAAPAAPAATAAAPAGQVGTAGSAANDVELLLNRAQEAIASIDETGSEMPEGVETFHLESFGGSPANTDSATLELVRDVQLDLKIELGRTRMPLEDVLRLRREAVVTLDKLAGDPVDVYANGRLIARGEVLVLNDNFCVRVTELIVGDAAVA; encoded by the coding sequence ATGGCAGACGATCCGCAACTCGGCCAGGACGATATCGAAGCGCTGCTCGCCGCCACCGGCGGTGGCGGTGGCGCGCCCGAAGCCGATCCGGAACCCACGCCGGCGGGCGATGCGGGTGGCGAGTTCTCACTGGGGCAGGACGAAATCGAAGCCCTTATGTCTGGGGATGGCCCCCCAGCCGCCGCCTCGACGATGGCGGCGCCAGCGGCGCCGGCCGCCACCGCGGCAGCTCCCGCGGGCCAAGTCGGCACGGCGGGCTCCGCAGCGAACGATGTCGAGCTGCTGCTCAACCGGGCCCAGGAAGCGATCGCCTCGATCGACGAAACCGGCTCCGAAATGCCCGAGGGGGTCGAGACCTTCCACCTCGAAAGCTTCGGAGGCTCGCCCGCCAACACCGACTCGGCGACGCTCGAGCTGGTGCGCGACGTCCAACTCGATCTGAAGATCGAGCTCGGTCGCACGCGGATGCCGCTCGAGGACGTGCTGCGGCTACGTCGCGAAGCGGTCGTCACGCTCGACAAGCTGGCCGGAGACCCAGTCGATGTCTACGCGAACGGACGTCTGATCGCCCGCGGCGAGGTGCTCGTGCTGAACGACAACTTCTGCGTGCGTGTCACCGAGCTCATCGTTGGCGACGCGGCGGTCGCCTAA